The following proteins are co-located in the Nymphalis io chromosome 27, ilAglIoxx1.1, whole genome shotgun sequence genome:
- the LOC126778845 gene encoding fatty acyl-CoA reductase wat-like: MRSFKAIQEEARATNDSIKRAILSGDSSVQKFYDNAVVFVTGGSGFLGKHMIEKILRSSNVRKVYMLLRVKKGKAVQERLKAILDDPLFEELLKEQPNFVNKLEIVEGDSSEDNLGIDEKTWARLSDEVNIMFHVAASVNFRESLKMATFINIKGTREFIKLAKACKHLKSVVHVSTAYSHATKDRNKGDVKEDFYQSPIPPETMIQLAECVNDDKLDAMIEPFMDQWPNSYTITKAVAEDLVRVMGEGLPICIVRPAIVISAYREPTIGWVDVKNAYGPSGIILGVSLAVIRTLLADNIKIDFVPVDLVTNTMLTAALETHDRYIAGNQQPIIYTVSGIRNPLTFRELVDVINNEARPFAPTKALWYCGAFITPYKFLYLILTLILHYIPAIIVDGCCLLTGQKARLLKVYNLVQSLSSALRFFTNNEWLFGDANTLSLHNKLSETDKVIYNCDISSVDIKESVLIWTYGVVKYIIKEDMENRSYALWKQSVLRIVHYIVLPLYLYGLFKLTSSVITFTYFIFVMLYQYLFVLF, from the exons ATGAGGAGCTTCAAAGCTATACAAGAAGAAGCGCGAGCAACGAATGATTCAATTAAGAGGGCAATTTTAAGCGGAGACTCTTCCGTGCAGAAGTTTTACGACAACGCTGTGGTCTTTGTCACTGGCGGGTCAGGATTTCTTGGCAAACACATGATCGAGAAAATCTTAAG atcgTCTAATGTTAGAAAAGTCTACATGTTGCTCCGAGTTAAGAAGGGGAAAGCTGTCCAAGAAAGACTTAAAGCTATTTTGGATGATCCG ctTTTCGAAGAACTTCTGAAGGAACAGCCGAACTTTGTTAACAAACTCGAGATTGTAGAAGGCGATTCTAGCGAAGATAACCTCGGTATTGATGAGAAGACTTGGGCGAGGTTGAGTGACGAG gtcAACATAATGTTTCACGTTGCAGCCTCGGTAAATTTTCGTGAATCTCTAAAGATGGCGACTTTCATTAACATTAAAGGAACCAGAGAGTTTATAAAATTAGCTAAAGCTTGCAAGCATTTAaa GTCGGTTGTCCACGTGTCTACAGCGTACTCCCACGCCACAAAGGATCGTAATAAAGGAGATGTTAAAGAGGATTTCTACCAGAGTCCAATACCTCCTGAAACAATGATACAACTCGCTGAATGTGTGAATGACGATAAACTTGATGCCATGATCGAACC ATTTATGGATCAATGGCCAAACAGTTACACAATCACAAAAGCAGTCGCTGAGGACCTCGTCAGGGTCATGGGAGAAGGCTTGCCTATTTGCATCGTTCGACCAGCTATCG TTATATCTGCGTACAGGGAGCCAACTATCGGATGGGTGGACGTTAAAAACGCGTATGGACCAAGCGGG ataattctTGGAGTTTCATTAGCCGTTATACGTACTTTATTGgctgataatataaaaatcgacTTTGTACCTGTGGATCTCGTCACCAATACAATGCTAACTGCAGCATTGGAGACACACGACAGATATATAGCAGGAAACCAACAGCCAATTATTTATACAGTTAGTGGCATAAGAAATCCACTGACTTTCA GGGAACTCGTggatgttataaataatgaagcGAGGCCTTTTGCACCTACAAAAGCATTATGGTATTGCGGCGCATTTATTACCCCATACAAGTTCCTGTACTTAATACTAACTttgatattacattacattcctGCTATTATCGTTGATGGATGCTGTTTGTTGACTGGACAAAAAGCAAG GTTATTAAAGGTATATAATTTGGTGCAATCCCTTTCGTCAGCTTTAAGGTTTTTTACAAACAATGAATGGCTCTTCGGCGATGCGAACACTCTGAGTCTACACAACAAGTTATCGGAAACTGACAAAGTGATATACAATTGTGATATTTCATCTGTAGACATAAAAGAATCAGTTTTAATATGGACTTACGGAgttgtaaaatatatcataaaagaaGACATGGAGAACAGAAGTTACGCCTTATGGAAACAGTCAGTGTTGAGAATAGTACATTATATAGTACTCCCATTGTACTTGTACGGGTTATTTAAACTGACGTCGTCtgttattacatttacatattttatttttgttatgttatatcAATAcctttttgtattgttttaa